Proteins co-encoded in one Brassica rapa cultivar Chiifu-401-42 chromosome A02, CAAS_Brap_v3.01, whole genome shotgun sequence genomic window:
- the LOC103852952 gene encoding 26S proteasome regulatory subunit S10B homolog B-like, which translates to MRILPPEVNPLVQKMVYQHDGGDVSYSDLGGLTHQLKDVRDWIERPLIDPDIFERVGVKPPKGVLLYGPPGTGKTLLAKAIASYINSTFLMVVSSSLVSKYVGESSLLVREMFKYAREHQPCIIFMDEIDAVGRRRSRYGEGETSECNRVLVELLSQLDGFNELDKVKVIMATNRPDVLDPALLRPGRIDKKIEFSLPNEDSRMRILKIHASGITKQGAIDYEKVVKLSEGFSGADVCNICTEAGMLALRAGHDYVVPNDFIKAVTKLGEAKKLESSAHYSAGF; encoded by the exons ATGAGAATCCTCCCTCCTGAGGTTAATCCATTGGTTCAGAAGATGGTGTATCAACATGATGGTGGTGATGTTAGTTACTCAGATCTTGGTGGGTTAACTCATCAACTCAAAGATGTAAGAGACTGGATTGAACGTCCTCTCATAGATCCTGACATTTTTGAACGAGTTGGTGTAAAGCCTCCCAAG GGAGTGCTTCTCTATGGACCTCCTGGTACCGGAAAGACATTGTTAGCCAAAGCAATCGCTAGCTATATCAATTCAACTTTCTTGATG GTTGTTTCTAGCTCGCTTGTTAGCAAATACGTGGGAGAGAGTTCATTGTTGGTGAGAGAGATGTTTAAGTATGCTCGTGAACATCAA CCATGCATCATCTTTATGGATGAGATTGATGCTGTCGGTAGACGTAGATCCAGATACGGAGAAGGAGAAACTAGTGAGTGTAATAGAGTCCTCGTCGAGCTTCTCTCTCAACTTGATGGATTCAACGAACTTGATAAG GTGAAAGTTATAATGGCAACGAACAGACCTGATGTTCTTGaccctgcccttctacgacctGGTAGAATCGATAAGAAGATAGAGTTCTCATTGCCTAACGAAGATTCCAGAATGAGAATCCTTAAGATTCATGCTTCTGGTATTACTAAACAAGGAGCTATCGACTACGAAAAAGTCGTGAAGCTATCTGAG GGATTCAGTGGAGCAGATGTGTGTAACATATGTACCGAAGCAGGGATGTTAGCTTTACGTGCAGGGCACGATTACGTTGTCCCCAACGACTTCATCAAG GCTGTAACGAAACTAGGCGAAGCGAAGAAACTTGAG
- the LOC103852951 gene encoding 26S proteasome regulatory subunit S10B homolog B-like, which yields MVTQSKLVSGTRVTLERRTFTIMRILPPKVNPLVQKMVYQHDGGDVSYSDLGGLTHQLRDVRDWIERPLIDPDIFERVGVKPPKGVLLYGPPGTGKTLLAKAIASNINSTFLMVVSSSLVSKYVGESPLMVREMFKYAREHQPCIIFLDEIDAIGRRRSSYGEGDTSECDRVLIELLSQLDGFNELDKVKVIMATNRPDVLDPALLRPGRIDKKIEFSLPNEDSRMRILKIHASGITKQGAIDYEKVVKLSEGFNGADMRNICTEAGMLALRAGHDYVVPSDFIKAVTKLGEAKKLESSAHYNADF from the exons TTGAGAGAAGAACGTTTACTATAATGAGAATCCTCCCTCCTAAGGTTAATCCATTGGTTCAGAAGATGGTGTATCAACATGATGGTGGTGATGTTAGTTACTCAGATCTTGGTGGGTTAACTCATCAGCTCAGAGATGTAAGAGACTGGATTGAACGTCCTCTCATAGATCCTGACATTTTTGAACGAGTTGGTGTAAAGCCTCCCAAG GGAGTTCTTCTCTATGGACCTCCTGGTACTGGAAAGACATTGTTAGCCAAAGCAATCGCTAGCAATATTAATTCAACTTTTTTGATG GTTGTTTCTAGCTCGCTTGTTAGCAAATACGTGGGAGAGAGTCCATTGATGGTGAGAGAGATGTTTAAATATGCCCGTGAACATCAA CCATGCATCATCTTTTTGGATGAGATTGATGCTATTGGTAGACGTAGATCCAGCTACGGAGAAGGAGATACTAGTGAGTGTGACAGAGTCCTCATCGAGCTTCTCTCCCAACTTGATGGATTCAACGAACTTGATAAG GTGAAGGTTATAATGGCAACGAACAGACCTGATGTTCTTGACCCTGCGCTGCTTAGACCTGGTAGAATCGATAAGAAGATAGAGTTCTCATTGCCTAACGAAGATTCCAGAATGAGAATCCTTAAGATTCATGCTTCTGGTATTACTAAACAAGGAGCTATCGACTACGAAAAGGTCGTGAAACTATCTGAG GGATTCAATGGAGCAGATATGCGTAACATATGTACTGAAGCAGGGATGTTAGCTTTACGTGCAGGGCACGATTACGTTGTCCCCAGCGACTTCATCAAG GCTGTAACGAAACTAGGCGAAGCGAAGAAGCTTGAGTCCAGTGCACATTACAATGCTGATTTCTGA